A window of Pirellula sp. SH-Sr6A contains these coding sequences:
- a CDS encoding serine/threonine-protein kinase produces MFNHSSPELTNKTVAGYAILHRLGVGGMSEVYLAFQQSLHRHVALKVMRSDYVGSQDHEQRFLQEARAVASLMHPNIVQVYDVGKFDSIHYIAQEYVPGSNLHAYIQRRGALPLAEAISILWQATAALQKASSIGLVHRDIKPDNLLLTPDGEVKIADFGLARARGQSQNLTAVGVALGTPLYMSPEQIQGLAVDSRSDLYSLGATAYHMLSGRPPFSGETPLALAMQHVQAIPVSLKQLRPDLPDSLVDIVHKLLNKSPEERFATAAELSRSLRGVIDEVMGGSIDKMIPFTGLVIEHQRLSNLAVTQQLQQLATEQNKNIRKGDKRAWAAPLLRAAACLAVGLATMGIVYGVTYHDLFGGPVTGVGVPRQETIEKQFALAILENDLRHWNAISEYYPPKDAVSRNYYLKAELQIARLHIEASNYEEARDSLRKVLTSGFPDTDKVIAAIANIEMGWIERRGNPDNAFAEAFFQKAETLLSELSDQPDKRQLILGSLPRAIRVAWDQREMTKQTTEAATAS; encoded by the coding sequence ATGTTCAACCATTCATCCCCAGAATTGACCAACAAGACCGTTGCCGGCTATGCGATCCTGCATCGACTGGGGGTCGGTGGGATGTCCGAGGTATATCTGGCGTTTCAACAATCGCTTCACCGACACGTCGCGCTCAAAGTGATGCGATCCGATTACGTCGGTTCGCAAGACCATGAGCAGCGTTTCCTCCAAGAGGCGAGGGCTGTCGCATCATTGATGCACCCGAACATTGTCCAAGTCTACGACGTCGGGAAGTTCGATTCGATCCATTACATCGCGCAGGAGTATGTTCCCGGCAGCAATCTCCACGCTTATATCCAAAGACGCGGTGCGCTCCCGCTGGCGGAAGCGATCTCGATCCTCTGGCAAGCCACTGCGGCTTTGCAAAAGGCATCATCCATCGGACTTGTTCATCGCGACATCAAGCCTGATAACCTACTTCTTACACCCGATGGTGAAGTCAAGATCGCCGACTTTGGATTGGCCAGGGCGAGGGGACAATCGCAGAACTTGACGGCAGTCGGTGTCGCGCTCGGTACGCCTCTTTACATGAGCCCGGAACAAATCCAAGGCTTGGCCGTCGATTCCCGTAGCGACTTGTACTCTCTCGGCGCGACGGCGTATCACATGCTCTCAGGGCGTCCTCCCTTCTCAGGGGAAACACCCTTGGCCTTAGCCATGCAGCACGTACAGGCGATTCCCGTATCTCTCAAGCAACTGCGCCCTGACTTGCCAGACTCCCTGGTCGATATCGTACACAAGCTACTGAACAAAAGTCCGGAAGAACGATTCGCAACCGCTGCCGAACTGAGCAGGTCGCTGCGAGGTGTGATCGATGAAGTCATGGGTGGCAGCATCGATAAGATGATTCCGTTCACGGGTTTGGTAATCGAACATCAACGTCTGAGCAATCTGGCAGTAACGCAGCAATTGCAACAACTCGCCACCGAGCAAAACAAGAATATTCGCAAAGGTGACAAGCGAGCTTGGGCAGCGCCCCTCTTACGTGCAGCGGCTTGTTTAGCCGTCGGCCTTGCAACCATGGGTATCGTCTATGGAGTCACTTATCACGATCTGTTCGGTGGCCCGGTAACAGGAGTGGGAGTTCCTCGCCAAGAGACCATCGAGAAACAATTTGCCTTGGCCATTCTCGAAAACGACCTTCGCCATTGGAATGCAATATCCGAGTACTACCCACCCAAAGACGCGGTAAGCAGAAACTATTACCTCAAGGCCGAGCTTCAAATAGCTAGGCTTCACATAGAGGCTTCCAATTACGAAGAGGCTCGAGATTCGTTGCGAAAGGTGCTGACCTCGGGGTTTCCGGATACGGACAAAGTCATTGCGGCGATTGCGAACATTGAAATGGGATGGATCGAACGTAGAGGGAACCCCGACAACGCGTTCGCGGAAGCATTCTTTCAAAAAGCAGAAACCCTTCTGAGCGAATTGAGTGACCAGCCGGACAAGAGACAGCTTATCCTTGGATCACTTCCCAGAGCCATCCGCGTGGCTTGGGATCAGCGCGAGATGACCAAGCAGACCACGGAAGCAGCCACGGCTTCATAG